The nucleotide window GCGACGGTCGCGCCTTTGTCGGCGGAAGAAGCGCGCGAAATCTACGAGATCCGTTCCGCGCTGGAGAGCCTCGCCATCGGGCTCGCGATTCCCAGGCACACGGCCGCCACGTTGCGCGAATCCGCCAGGCTGTGCCGCGCCGCCGAACTCGAGGCGAACCCATCACTGTATGTCGAGCGCAATGCCGCGTTTCACATGAGCCTGTATGCGCCCGCCGCCCGTCCGCAACTCGAGGACATGATCGGCACGCTGCATCGGCGTGGTGAAAGATATCTGCGCCTGAAATTCGGCTTGCCGTCGTACAAGGGCGAGTCCGACAATGAACACGCCGCCCTGCTCGACGCCGTGCAACGCCGCGACATTCCCGCCGCGCAGCAGTTGGTCGTCGCGCATCTGCTGGGCACGGGCGACCTGCTTTATCGTTTCCTCACCGAACGCACGCAGGCCGAAGCCGCGCTTGCGAATCAACCCAAGCCGCGCGGCAGACGCCCGCGCGCCACCACCGGGAGCTGACTAAGCCGATGAACCGACCCGCCGAAGCCGCTGCGTCCGCAGTGTCGACACCCACCGCCGCCCGTTCGTGGACCACCCGTCGCGACGAAAAGAACCGCCGCCTCGCCACTATTGCACCCTGGCTCGAAGACGGCGTGCTGCGGCCGGAGCGCATCGTCGACGCGCTCGAAACGCTGATTCAGCCTGGCGACCGCGTCGCCCTCGAAGGCGACAACCAGAAGCAGGCCGATTTCCTCTCTCGCTCGTTCGCCAAGGTCGATCCGCAGAAGATTCACGACGTGCATCTGTTGATTTCGAGCATCGGCCGCCCTGAGCATCTGACGCTGTTCGAA belongs to Paraburkholderia aromaticivorans and includes:
- a CDS encoding GntR family transcriptional regulator, with the translated sequence MSDAIDGFPLDAPAHIPLLPAAAPRESTSRVIAEALRAAIVDGTLAPGAPLRQDAIARHFSVSAIPVREALRQLESEGWAKAAVHKGATVAPLSAEEAREIYEIRSALESLAIGLAIPRHTAATLRESARLCRAAELEANPSLYVERNAAFHMSLYAPAARPQLEDMIGTLHRRGERYLRLKFGLPSYKGESDNEHAALLDAVQRRDIPAAQQLVVAHLLGTGDLLYRFLTERTQAEAALANQPKPRGRRPRATTGS